A single Actinomadura algeriensis DNA region contains:
- a CDS encoding L-fucose/L-arabinose isomerase family protein: MSEAIIDRSLLPPVVRRRTRIGLVAGGLGTYWPQFPGLLPQLRESARYVSERFQGMDADVTDAGFISDAQEGAAAAELLRKADCDLIVMFLTTYLTSSMVLPIAQRSNTPVLVIDLQPTEKMDHATFETGDWLAYCGQCAVPEVGNVFRRAGVPFRSVSGHLRQESAWARIGQWIQAAKIRATLRHARHGLMGHVYPGMLDVSTDLTLLPATFGSHVEVLEFDDLRQRVEKVTDAETAARMDLARQIFTLDRTVADDDFAWGARVSVGLDRLVADFELDSLAYYHRGLDGELHERLGAGMILGASLLTARGLPATGEYELRTSVAQLVTQVVGAGGSFCEIQSLNFEDGVVEMGHDGPAHLAVASRDPLLRGLGVYHGKRGWGVSVEFDVRHGPVTLLGLGQDRDGTLTFIASEGDVLPGPLLEIGNTTSRVDFGRDPGEWVDDWSATGIGHHWSLSLGHRAGDYRAAANLLGIPFRRV, translated from the coding sequence ATGAGTGAAGCGATCATCGACCGTTCCCTGCTTCCGCCCGTCGTCCGCCGCCGGACCCGCATCGGCCTGGTCGCCGGCGGGCTGGGCACGTACTGGCCCCAGTTCCCCGGCCTGCTGCCGCAGCTGCGCGAGTCGGCCCGCTACGTCTCGGAGCGCTTCCAGGGCATGGACGCCGACGTCACCGACGCCGGTTTCATCTCCGACGCCCAGGAGGGCGCGGCCGCGGCGGAGCTGCTGCGCAAGGCCGACTGCGACCTGATCGTCATGTTCCTCACGACCTACCTCACCAGCTCGATGGTGCTGCCGATCGCGCAACGCTCGAACACGCCGGTGCTGGTCATCGATCTGCAGCCGACCGAGAAGATGGACCACGCGACGTTCGAGACCGGCGACTGGCTGGCCTACTGCGGGCAGTGCGCCGTTCCCGAGGTCGGCAACGTGTTCCGGCGCGCGGGCGTCCCGTTCCGTTCGGTGTCGGGCCACCTGCGGCAGGAGTCGGCGTGGGCCCGTATCGGGCAGTGGATCCAGGCCGCGAAGATCCGCGCGACGCTGCGCCACGCCCGCCACGGGCTCATGGGCCACGTGTACCCCGGCATGCTCGACGTCTCCACCGACCTGACCCTGCTGCCCGCCACGTTCGGCAGTCACGTCGAGGTGCTGGAGTTCGACGATCTGCGCCAGCGGGTGGAGAAGGTCACCGACGCCGAGACGGCCGCCAGGATGGACCTCGCGCGGCAAATCTTCACGCTCGACCGCACCGTAGCCGACGACGACTTCGCCTGGGGCGCCCGCGTGTCGGTGGGCCTCGACCGGCTGGTCGCGGACTTCGAGCTGGACAGCCTCGCCTACTACCACCGCGGTCTGGACGGTGAGCTGCACGAACGTCTCGGCGCCGGGATGATCCTCGGCGCGTCGCTGCTGACCGCCCGCGGGCTGCCGGCGACGGGCGAGTACGAGCTGCGCACGTCCGTCGCCCAGCTGGTCACCCAGGTCGTCGGCGCCGGCGGGTCGTTCTGCGAGATCCAGTCCCTCAACTTCGAGGACGGGGTCGTCGAGATGGGCCACGACGGCCCCGCCCACCTCGCCGTCGCGAGCCGCGACCCGCTGCTGCGCGGCCTGGGGGTGTACCACGGCAAGCGAGGCTGGGGGGTGTCCGTGGAGTTCGACGTGCGGCACGGCCCCGTCACGCTGCTCGGGCTGGGGCAGGACCGCGACGGGACCCTCACGTTCATCGCGAGCGAGGGCGACGTCCTGCCCGGGCCGCTGCTCGAGATCGGCAACACCACCAGCCGTGTGGACTTCGGCCGCGACCCGGGCGAGTGGGTCGACGACTGGTCGGCCACCGGCATCGGGCACCACTGGTCGCTGTCGCTGGGGCACCGCGCCGGCGACTACCGCGCCGCCGCGAACCTGCTCGGCATCCCCTTCCGCCGGGTCTGA